Within the Solibacillus silvestris genome, the region GCAACTTTTTTACGGTTTGGTTCACCAGATCCAGATTGGATACCAGCAGCTACTTTAAGTAATACTGCAGCTGGCGGAGTTTTCGTAATAAAAGTGAATGAACGGTCTTCAAATACTGAAATTTCAACTGGAATGATAAGACCAGCTTGATCAGCAGTACGAGCGTTAAATTCTTTACAGAATCCCATAATGTTTACACCTGCTTGACCTAATGCAGGACCAACCGGTGGCGCTGGGTTTGCTTTACCAGCAGGGATTTGAAGTTTTACAACTTTAATAACTTTTTTAGCCACGAGACACACCTCCTTAAGTCCGTGATGTGGTAATTGGGTTACCCCTCCCACTCAAATATCTGTTCGTCAGCTAACTTGCCGATAACATTAAAACTAATTATAATCACACGCCCAAAACTTGGACAGTCTGACCTTTGAAATGATAACACTTTTAAATTGCTTAATCAAGTATAAATAATTCTATATTTTTTGAACTTGGTTAAAGTCTAGCTCCATTACTGTTTCGCGACCGAACATATCAACAAGAACTTTTAATTTTGCTTTGTCGACATCTACTTCTTCTACGCGACCTTGGAAATGTGCAAATGGTCCTTCTAGAACTTCTACAACTTCACCAACAGAAATCTCAACTTCACCTAATAAGGATTCGTTCATACCCATTTGTGCAAGCAGACGTTCCGCTTCTTCCGGTAATAAAGGAGTTGGTTTTACACCGCCGCCCGAAGAACCGATAAATCCTGTCACACCAGGTGTATTACGAACGACATACCAAGCGTCATCTGTCATAATCAATTCTACTAAAACGTAACCCGGGAAGATTTTACGCATTACCGCTTTTTTCTTGCCGTCTTCTTTTACATCGATTTCTTCATGCTCAGCTACGATTACACGGAAAATTTTATCTTGCATTCCCATCGTTTCCACGCGTTTTTCAAGATTTGCTTTTACTCGGTTTTCATAACCGGAATACGTATGAACTACATACCAATTTTTCTCCATATAGGTAGGACTAAATCGTCCGTCCCTCCTTTACATTATGTGTGTAGGGTATATATTTCCCTGATCACAAAACTTCAATAATCTATTTCTTTAAATTAAGCTGTCAGCATTTTTTAACAAATGAAAAAACCCGTTATATGGCATGGACGGGCTATTTCGAAATATTAACATGATATAGCTTACAGAGACAAGAACCAACGGAATAATTCTGAGATTCCTAAATCTATTGCTGTAAAGAATAACGCCATTACGATAACTGTAGAAACTACTACTACCGTATACTTCGTTAACTCTTTACTTTTCGGCCAACTTGTTTTGCGCATTTCTGAGCCGACTTCTTGTAAAAAGTTTGTTACTTTACTCATCTTTGCCTAACCTCCGAACAACGAATTAATCTATTTTCATTTATAACGTTTGTTTATGCATTGTATGCTCATTACAGTGAGAGCAAAATTTCTTCAGTTCTAAACGCTCGCTTGCCCCTTCTTTTTTCGGGACACTGTAGTTTCTTGAACCACATTTTTCACAACTTAAAACGACTTTCTTTGCCATGTTTATCACCTTT harbors:
- a CDS encoding 50S ribosomal protein L11, whose protein sequence is MAKKVIKVVKLQIPAGKANPAPPVGPALGQAGVNIMGFCKEFNARTADQAGLIIPVEISVFEDRSFTFITKTPPAAVLLKVAAGIQSGSGEPNRKKVATVKRDKVREIAEQKMPDLNAASVEAAMLMVEGTARSMGITIED
- a CDS encoding transcription termination/antitermination protein NusG yields the protein MEKNWYVVHTYSGYENRVKANLEKRVETMGMQDKIFRVIVAEHEEIDVKEDGKKKAVMRKIFPGYVLVELIMTDDAWYVVRNTPGVTGFIGSSGGGVKPTPLLPEEAERLLAQMGMNESLLGEVEISVGEVVEVLEGPFAHFQGRVEEVDVDKAKLKVLVDMFGRETVMELDFNQVQKI
- a CDS encoding preprotein translocase subunit SecE, coding for MSKVTNFLQEVGSEMRKTSWPKSKELTKYTVVVVSTVIVMALFFTAIDLGISELFRWFLSL
- a CDS encoding 50S ribosomal protein L33 translates to MAKKVVLSCEKCGSRNYSVPKKEGASERLELKKFCSHCNEHTMHKQTL